Proteins encoded by one window of Hippoglossus hippoglossus isolate fHipHip1 chromosome 15, fHipHip1.pri, whole genome shotgun sequence:
- the LOC117775599 gene encoding amine sulfotransferase-like gives MDDKGSMDSLDLVSPYLFTYKKRNFLVQDKFRPKDFDAAQHFELRPTDVLLITYPKSGSVWMQQITVQIMDEAHPEQAEDASNKSRVPWLEDISPLTCWQTNAS, from the exons ATGGATGACAAAG GATCCATGGATTCTCTGGACTTAGTGAGCCCTTACCTGTTCACGTACAAAAAGAGGAACTTTCTGGTTCAGGACAAATTCCGACCGAAGGACTTTGACGCTGCCCAGCATTTTGAGCTCCGTCCAACTGATGTCCTCCTCATCACTTACCCCAAGTCAG GCTCAGTTTGGATGCAACAGATCACTGTCCAGATCATGGATGAGGCCCACCCGGAACAGGCAGAAGATGCCAGCAACAAGAGCCGAGTTCCTTGGTTGGAGGACATCTCCCCCCTGACATGTTGGCAGACAAATGCTTCATGA
- the LOC117775601 gene encoding amine sulfotransferase-like yields MDSLDLVSPYLFTYKKRNFLVQDKFRPKDFDAAQHFELRPTDVLLITYPKSGSVWMQQITVQIMDEAHPEQAEDASNKSRVPWLEDISPLTCWQTNAS; encoded by the exons ATGGATTCTCTGGACTTAGTGAGCCCTTACCTGTTCACGTACAAAAAGAGGAACTTTCTGGTTCAGGACAAATTCCGACCGAAGGACTTTGACGCTGCCCAGCATTTTGAGCTCCGTCCAACTGATGTCCTCCTCATCACTTACCCCAAGTCAG GCTCAGTTTGGATGCAACAGATCACTGTCCAGATCATGGATGAGGCCCACCCGGAACAGGCAGAAGATGCCAGCAACAAGAGCCGAGTTCCTTGGTTGGAGGACATCTCCCCCCTGACATGTTGGCAGACAAATGCTTCATGA
- the LOC117775602 gene encoding amine sulfotransferase-like, translated as MDSLDLVSPYLFTYKKRNFLVQDKFRPKDFDAAQHFELRPTDVLLITYPKSGSVWMQQITVQIMDEAHPEQAEDASNKS; from the exons ATGGATTCTCTGGACTTAGTGAGCCCTTACCTGTTCACGTACAAAAAGAGGAACTTTCTGGTTCAGGACAAATTCCGACCGAAGGACTTTGACGCTGCCCAGCATTTTGAGCTCCGTCCAACTGATGTCCTCCTCATCACTTACCCCAAGTCAG GCTCAGTTTGGATGCAACAGATCACTGTCCAGATCATGGATGAGGCCCACCCGGAACAGGCAGAAGATGCCAGCAACAAGAGCTGA
- the LOC117775863 gene encoding amine sulfotransferase-like isoform X1, translating to MDSLDLVSPYLFTYKKRNFLVQDKLRPNDLDTLQHFELRPTDVLLITYPKSGSVWMQQITVQIMDEAHPEQAEDASNRSRVPWLEERTADDPNRERPDPRIFSTHLPPDMLPLAVKDKQIKAVYVWRNPKDILVSLYHFAQSWVLLETPKSFEDFFQQFLDGKVYMGSWFDHVSEYSAARNQLNIHFVQYENLLKDLRGEVVKLCSFLGKDLTDEAIDRVVERSTFKNMKTNPNANYKDLLEKERYKKETMRKGVAGDWKNHLTVAQNQRFDEVFKEKMKNLPLTCIWEMSQ from the exons ATGGATTCTCTGGACTTAGTGAGCCCTTACCTGTTCACGTACAAAAAGAGGAACTTTCTGGTTCAGGACAAATTGCGACCCAACGACCTCGACACTCTCCAGCATTTTGAGCTCCGTCCAACTGATGTCCTCCTCATCACTTACCCCAAGTCAG GCTCAGTTTGGATGCAACAGATCACTGTCCAGATCATGGATGAGGCCCACCCGGAACAGGCAGAAGATGCCAGCAACAGGAGCCGAGTTCCTTGGTTGGAGGAAAGAACTGCAGATGACCCGAACCGAGAAAGGCCAGATCCTCGGATCTTTAGCACACATCTCCCCCCTGACATGTTGCCCCTCGCAGTGAAAGACAAGCAAATCAAG GCTGTTTATGTCTGGAGGAACCCGAAGGATATCCTGGTGTCCCTATATCACTTTGCTCAGAGTTGGGTTTTACTGGAAACGCCAAAGAGCTTTGAGGATTTCTTCCAGCAGTTCCTGGATGGTAAAG TTTACATGGGATCATGGTTTGATCATGTGAGCGAGTATTCTGCAGCACGGAACCAACTGAACATCCATTTTGTGCAGTACGAGAACCTGTTGAAG GACCTCAGAGGGGAAGTTGTGAAGCTTTGTTCTTTCCTTGGAAAAGACTTGACGGACGAAGCCATAGATCGTGTGGTGGAGAGGTCCACCTTCAAAAACATGAAGACCAACCCCAATGCAAACTATAAGGATTTACTCGAAAAAGAACGCTACAAGAAGGAAACCATGCGTAAAG GGGTGGCGGGCGACTGGAAGAATCACTTGACAGTGGCCCAGAATCAGCGTTTTGACGAAGTCTTcaaagaaaagatgaagaacCTTCCTCTGACCTGCATCTGGGAGATGAGTCAGTAG
- the LOC117775863 gene encoding amine sulfotransferase-like isoform X2, whose translation MDSLDLVSPYLFTYKKRNFLVQDKLRPNDLDTLQHFELRPTDVLLITYPKSGTVWMQQITVQIMDEAHPEQAEDASNRSRVPWLEERTADDPNRERPDPRIFSTHLPPDMLPLAVKDKQIKAVYVWRNPKDILVSLYHFAQSWVLLETPKSFEDFFQQFLDGKVYMGSWFDHVSEYSAARNQLNIHFVQYENLLKDLRGEVVKLCSFLGKDLTDEAIDRVVERSTFKNMKTNPNANYKDLLEKERYKKETMRKGVAGDWKNHLTVAQNQRFDEVFKEKMKNLPLTCIWEMSQ comes from the exons ATGGATTCTCTGGACTTAGTGAGCCCTTACCTGTTCACGTACAAAAAGAGGAACTTTCTGGTTCAGGACAAATTGCGACCCAACGACCTCGACACTCTCCAGCATTTTGAGCTCCGTCCAACTGATGTCCTCCTCATCACTTACCCCAAGTCAGGTA CAGTTTGGATGCAACAGATCACTGTCCAGATCATGGATGAGGCCCACCCGGAACAGGCAGAAGATGCCAGCAACAGGAGCCGAGTTCCTTGGTTGGAGGAAAGAACTGCAGATGACCCGAACCGAGAAAGGCCAGATCCTCGGATCTTTAGCACACATCTCCCCCCTGACATGTTGCCCCTCGCAGTGAAAGACAAGCAAATCAAG GCTGTTTATGTCTGGAGGAACCCGAAGGATATCCTGGTGTCCCTATATCACTTTGCTCAGAGTTGGGTTTTACTGGAAACGCCAAAGAGCTTTGAGGATTTCTTCCAGCAGTTCCTGGATGGTAAAG TTTACATGGGATCATGGTTTGATCATGTGAGCGAGTATTCTGCAGCACGGAACCAACTGAACATCCATTTTGTGCAGTACGAGAACCTGTTGAAG GACCTCAGAGGGGAAGTTGTGAAGCTTTGTTCTTTCCTTGGAAAAGACTTGACGGACGAAGCCATAGATCGTGTGGTGGAGAGGTCCACCTTCAAAAACATGAAGACCAACCCCAATGCAAACTATAAGGATTTACTCGAAAAAGAACGCTACAAGAAGGAAACCATGCGTAAAG GGGTGGCGGGCGACTGGAAGAATCACTTGACAGTGGCCCAGAATCAGCGTTTTGACGAAGTCTTcaaagaaaagatgaagaacCTTCCTCTGACCTGCATCTGGGAGATGAGTCAGTAG